The window CCCGCTATACGTTgtcaacaaaaatttatctcgaaattaaaatttagtgaTTTGTGTATTGATTGTATatgttattaagagatatataTTGCTCAccatctcagttcagcgtcatccgttatggtaaaaacggattcGAAAACAGATGAGTGATTAAATTTTAGTTACGCTTGAATTTCActaaaatacacactaaaacccccttcaagtatgtgtttagtaagctaaatttatttaagttagattcagctgGTGTTATGTTACACGTTtgtctcgaaagtaagaactctccaTGGTACGTACTGTACgtagtacattataatgttacattctattgcagatcataaccactaaatacaataaagctcttgtaggtaactatagttactaaggttagcatattgctttattattatttttactgatgaagatttttacaagttgtttgcattagataattactactGGTTTCTAAACCActctatatgatatttttgccttttgatgccaacactggaacgaactaaaatcatataattgtataccaagtaATTTTTCATCGTAATCATAACAAGACGGACTATAATTacctattacttgctaatgatttcacatttacatttaaacacatttatggttttatttttcctgCTAATTTACTTCATCGAAACACTTcttcataatatgaaatttaaaatttacagatgtttgaaaaagtttgaaaacctttccagttgttttatttttttcctcaattcatttgaacttcacaaaaacacttttttcatgataggAAGTtcaaaaattagaatggtagatgtatatgttaaataaaaataaattttctgtccaaagactttttattaccagtgCAATGCCAGACACTCATCtagtatatctactatataaacggcaatcgttgtctgtgtgattgattgtccgccttatagagcggtctttttttttatcgtcgtacgaatttcggtcgtacgaagcgaactgaattaatatgtgtagtaacggtaaataaattatagagcggtctttctttttccattcggtcgaacgaagccaaccgaattaatatgagtactaattatcgtaatttcgtaatatcgtaatttcgtaatatggactattagccgctacttttctctgacgatttgagccaagcggcttatataaaagagtggcgattctgttgtttttctttcaccgctcgagcacattaaccgaaatccccggttagcacgctttttaaacggcaaattttctgccgtgttaaaaagcacctttcctgagttctgcggcctatacaaaggtgtctatacagctatacaaatgtactattcattaaataaaataaattaacgagtagttatttacatgcaattaatatttactgccaacgtgtaccgagaaggtcacgtaaacgtttgtttcttggagccactggaaaaacgcatttctcacctactaaatttccacatcaaaaaggtaagtgtttcttatacgatgttgtattgtctatgaattgccacatctccactacttaataacgttggatttgccgctgttcgtgatagtgggtcatgttcatttccttcagcagccgagttactaatttttttccagctacgagtaggcctactgtaacttactattacagaacattcacgagtactccgagggttgcgatacgctattgtgaaaagaaagagagcagctgctatcgacttactgtcaccctgcatcagccatgaccagctatacgtcgcctgctcaaaagtaggcacacgccgaaaactgtttcttcatacgcccgacagaaaaaccaaaaatgttgtctatccgcatgtgttgcgttgaactaagggagagagagggagagagagagagggagagagagggagagcgaggaggagagggggggagagggagagagaggggggagagggagagagagaaggggagagcgaggaggagaggggggggggggggagagagagaggggaaagagggagagagagagggagagcgaggaggagagggggggggggggagagagagagaaagagggagggaaaggggagagagagagaggggagagacggagagaggggaaagagggagatgtaactgcatatttggagttgttttacagtatgaaagccaactctcaataaaccttatgctgcacgtgaatctgttactgtaggcgggcaatgcagctagtacatatatataaatcagtgtttgtctgtctgtcattcgtctgtccagttatagcaataaagttttaggaatgcaAAACGTGCTTCGTACGAGATTTGAACTCGAAACCTTCAAGTCTGCAGACAAGCGTTTTAAACACTAGACTACGTGTCCAACTGGCCTTAGAGCTGAATAATAGTCCACATCATACTTATACACCTTTAATGCCGATTGATTAAAATACTCACGCTTCAGCTAGCAGTAGCACACCTAAAAAGTATGATGCAACCTTTTCCTAACACTGGCTCAAGTTATAAtaatggttcttattatagtaagattAACTAGCTTAAgatactcaaattcattgggtaaagaaagttagctaattaaaaatatattttctatgcaaaaaccttttttgatGTGATGCCGAGCATTCGCCTAGTAGTTCGTTAAAGTCATTGACAGATCGAATGAAACAAGATatgttttattaaaagtaaTTTCAGAAGGACATTGAAAGGATGTCATAATTTGTATTCAATTTAGAAAAGTGTAGCCTATGTAGCTACAGGCATTAAGCTAATACTAAAAGTTTGGGATAATAAAAATGGAATGAAAGCACAACTTCTAATTTCAGCTTTTCCGACGATGGAGCGCAAGGACATGTTATAGATggacaaacaattttttcattccTAATGTCAATTAGTTTTTTGTGATTTGTCAATACCAATGATATCATGAAAATGGTTAAACGCCGAGATTCTTGGTTTTAAACATTTGAGACCAAATGGGTTTGCAAAATATCTTAGAGATTTTAACTTTGAGGTTTTGCAGCATCGGAGTAGATGAGGTGATGATAAAAATGGCATAGCAGACACCCACGGTAACCACCAACAACAAAAATCTGCACAGTATGGGACTCTTGTTAACGGAACCCTCACAGATCTACATGATCAAATTACCACCGAGTCACCCAGTGCATTTGATAAAATGAGTTTCTCGGCGCACAGCTACACACTCCACATGACGCTGTTATGTATTCTGACAAACGGATAAATTTGGAAAcatttgaacaaatatttgataGAACTAGTTGAAAGCCTGCTTATAGACAAGATAATTTTGATTTTGTTACAACCAGAAACAATCTGCTACTAATGTCTAATGGGTAAAAGATAGTGAAATGTAATGCCTGATATTGTAGTGATGGAAATTTAATATTACTACAGGAAGAGAATTTTATAGTACCAAAAAGGTTATAATGCAAACAATTTATGTTGCAAAATAGGTTACAATTACTCAgaccaatttttttaataaaaattacagcCTTAAATTTGTTGCAAATGTTAATTTCCGTCAATAGATTTATTAGCACAATTTTACAGCGATTGGTGAGTCACTCGTTCTTTCTCAGCAACAGGCTTCAGGTTTGAACTAGATAAAAGTAgtgcatattaatattatttgattaattaaataactgaaaataaaaattagtagtagtaaaacagcataaaatgaaaaatatttttcgttgtgttatttttatgattttggTGAGTTAATgtacttcaaaaaataactaatACCTGATCAAAAAAGCTGTTGGATCAGCTACTCTatcaactatttaaattaatatgctcCATAATTACAGAATATTCATATCTTTATATGGTACAATCATGCTggtacagacatcatctaccaaGTAGATTTCGGTTAGCGAATAATTAACAGGGTACCAAAGGGAGATAATTACCCGAGCTTTATTTGGCCAACTAGCAAAGGCAATGAAAAAGTGAGACAATCACACGCTGAGAGATAAATTATTTGGCATATAGTCTGTAAGAGAAAGCAATTATCTTAGAGAACAAAGTGACGATGTCTTTTGATCTGAAAAATGAGAAAGTAGATGAACCAGAATTAGCGCTGATATCTGACTATTGCTAAAAGTAGCATGACCGATACAATACTGATCACGCTGTGACACTAAAAGGTTGGTTCACACGCTATTATTGACAATAGCAGTGACTACAGCTGATCACACAAGAGTATGTGACCAGAGCATTTGTACTGATAACTTTTGCAAGATTGGAAATTATTGATTGATTGATGAGATTGATTGGAAGATTGAAAGTAATTGTGCTCTACTACCACTGTAATGACAATAGCTCTTTTTATCTGTTGACAACATCATCTACTAGTAATAATCTCACTTATCATGTTATTCATTGTTTTTGTATTCATTAATCTCCAACCAATCGAAAATGCCAGATTTtttacacgcacacacacgtgTTCATTGCAGACAGCTGCTTGTTATTTAGAACATTCGTGTATCaagcattatttttttgtttaaccgTGAGAATATTTTCTCCCAATTTGATCACGGGTACCTTTTGTAGTTTCCCATTATCGCTCATGATTCAGTCAAGCCTTGAATCAATCCTAACCTGTTTATTAATGGGTTATCTATCATTTATCTttatacataaatctcagtgtttgtctgtcattagtgtgtccagttatagcaataaagttatagGAGCGAGAAATCTGCTTTGCACTGAttactggaattgaactcggaaCTTCCAGGTCTACAGACATGCAAATCTATACATTAGACCAAGCggctacattgctatacaatggTATAATTGTAGTCATACTTATTAGAACTGCCAATCTTTAAcgccgattggttaaaatagcatGCTTCATCTAGCACGCCAAATGATCATGATTGCTGGGTAAGTTATAATagcagctcttattatagtaaaggtttagactagcttaagttactcaaatttattgggtaaaaaaacttagccaattaaGAATAAATTTTCTacgcaaaaacttttttattacctgtgtcacgtcaggcattcagctagtgtTACATTATTGTATTTACAGTATTGAGAAACAGGATCGCGTCTTCCAAAATAGTCAACCAGAGAAAACGTTGCAAAATCAACCAATAAGAATAGCTTCTACATCAATGACGACTTGAAACCTAGCAGCTGATTGACGGAAAATGACGGCAAGTGTATATCCTGTTTCAAGGAGTATGAATTGAGCATCTGGAAAGAATTAGAATCTGAAGTGAACACGACTTCCTTGCTGTGAGTTATAAACCAGCTCAGTGCCATGTGCTCATGGCACCCAGCACCATGAGCCAGCTAGCTGGTAAAACCGTAACCAATTGTAAAACTCAGCAACTAAAGTTGCAAACAATGACACACACAATAATACAGAGAGGGTATGTAATACCTCTGGAGAACTGCTGTGCATGACTCCTGACAGCATGTGTAGCTCGTGCTCAGGATTCAGCTGCTTCAGAAAGGCTGCTGTCGTTGAGCCCAAAGGATATGGGACTACAGGGTCAAGGTCACCATGACATTGCAGTATTGGTGTCCGCTTATTTGCATCTTTCAACATGGTCTGGTGAAAAAAATGACTATTGCTGTCTACCATATCCCTCCAAAAACCAAGCAACTTCATATAAAATGATCTGCTACTCTCAACTTGATAAGCTGCGAGGTCGTAAAATACCACAAATATGGAGAATAAACTGAGCTCTAGTAGCTTGGGTTACTGGTtgtatgagagataacaaactaCCACATGGTGAATACCTAAATCGAACTGTACCGCACTCCACAGTGACGAAATACTGGCCAACTGTTTATCAGGTTTGAGTTCAGAAGGTTTGTTCAATATTGGACAGGCTGTAGTTATTACAGACATCAGGCACACAGGCAGATCACAATACCCAACTTAGAGCTGATGAGAGGAGAAAAATGAAGAGCAGCAAATTAACAAACCGTAATCTTAGTATGGAGAGGAAGCCAGGTGCTGAAGGCTAGGACTCCAGCCAATTTGACATTCTCCGTGAGTGAATTGAAGAGAGCTACTGCACCACCCTGAGAGAAACCTCCTACCACGATCCTCTCTGCGGGTACACTCTTGGTTTCTTCTCGAATGAGATCTGTCACTAGAAGACAACATATGCAAAATATGCTAGCAATACAGTAAAAATGCATGAAAAACATATAGAAAGAAATGTCAGTATTGCTGCAAAAAGACTAGCAAGCGCTAGACTATTCAAATGTTCACAAGATACAAATTGCTGTTTGCCCTCAAGTTGGGGTGACAAAATAATGAAGCTAATGCTAGAATGCAGGCAGCGTAATATATTGTGAGCAGATAAGTTAGTTTGTCATAACTTTATTGCGAGTATAATCCAGCAACACGGCACAACCTACAGTTAATCTTACATTCCCTATTCAATGAGCACATCTTcagaaaaaaaatcataaacATAAAAAGTATGTTGGTTTGATCATagctgcaaaataaaatatatgtgcgcggcattttgtttttgtacttcGGCAGTACTCCAAGAGTGCATCTGCAAGAATTCAGATAAGTTTATGAGCGCTATGAACAACTGATTACATCATGTATTCAGATACGTCTATGAGTGTTATGAACAACTGGTTACATCATGTATTCAGATATGTCTATGAGGGTTATGAATAACTGGTTACATCATGTATTCAGATAAGTCCATGAGTGCTATGAACAACTGGGTACATCATGTATTCAGATATGTCTATGAGTGCCATGAACAACTGGGTACATCATGTATTCAGTCAGATATGTCTATGAGTGCCATGAACAACTGGGTACATCATGTATTCAGATATGTCTATGAGTGCTATGAACAACTGGGTACATCATGTATTCAGATATGTCTATGGGTGCTATGAACAACTGGTTACATCATGTATTCAGATATGTCTATGGGTGCTATGAACAACTGGGTACATCATGTATTCAGATATGTCTATGGGTGCTATGAACAACTGGGTACATCATGTATTCAGATATGTCTATGAGTGCTATGAACAACTGGGTACATCATGTATTCAGATATGTCTATGAGTGCTATGAACAACTGGGTACATCATGTATTCAGATATGTCTATGAGTGCTATGAACAACTGGGTACATCATGTATTCAGATATGTCTATGGGTGTTATGAACAACTGGGTACATCATGTATTCAGATACGTCTATGAGTGCTATGAACAACTGGTTACATCATGTATTCAGATATGTCTATGAGTGCTATGAACAACTGGGTACATCATGTATTCAGATATGTCTATGAGTGCTATGAACAACTGGGTACATCATGTATTCAGATATGTCTATGGGTGCTATGAACAACTGGGTACATCATGTATTCAGATATGTCTATGGGTGCTATGAACAACTGGGTACATCATGTATTCAGATATGTCTATGAGTGCTATGAACAACTGGGTACATCATGTATTCAGATATGTCTATGGGTGCTATGAACAACTGGGTACATCATGTATTCAGATATGTCTATGGGTGCTATGAACAACTGGGTACATCATGTATTCAGATATGTCTATGAGTGCTATGAACAACTGGGTACATGAACCAATGCCACTCACGCATTGCACTTGACTTCTTTATTCCCTGTTCGTCTTGAGGAGAGTTAGCAGACAGTCCATGGATGTCAAACCTGAGTATCAGTAAGGATTGTAACAAAAGACTTATACAAACGCAAATCTTATTAGATTCAAGCTTGCAAAAAATAACGAGGAATTTTTAAATGCAAGTAAAACAATGATTTCTAAAAACATGTTGTttaaattggagttgtcctcacTAGCACCAATTGGTGCTGCGAGTGCATTACTTCATTATTGAATCTTTGCATAATGCATAGCATAACAATATGAATGATGGCATATGACACTAAGTATGAACATGACATAAGATATGACACACATGTTAACCAGTACACATAAATTTGACAACAGCTCCTGTGTCACCAGGGATTCCCATGAACACTACGGCCATAAACTGTAGAAGAGTCACCCATCAGTGCATGAATGTCTTGCAACACCAGCTTCTTATAAATCTGTACCATCTCCTCGATTAAATTTACCTGCATTTTTTTATCAGGCGAATGAAGTTTCATGTTTGAATGGCCTCGTTTATAGTGCATATGCTGTCGTGTGTACACCACTTACCAACTTGCAACAGGAAAATGCTTGCAAAAATGTTCTGCAATTCATATGCCTCATCGACACCgtaattgtaataaaaaatctgcgAGAAGTTGTGTACTTTATGTTAGACTGTGAAATACGTTTGACAAAGATAAGGCCTTGGCGTAGGATAGGTCATATGGGTGACAATGGAGAGCAGGTTGTGGTGAGCAAGTTATCAATGAGGAATGGCATCAATAATACCTTTGGTAGTGCAATCAGACAGACGATGTTGTATAGACGCAGTTTCCCTGACTACATATTCTTGACCCGCAATAACAATACCAAAGTGGATGGGCATTCATGCTTTCTATTTGAATACTGGCTAGACATTCATTTTATTATCTCCCATTAATGATTTATTGACGGTCCCTTGTTCAAATATTACAGGTATATACTTACCATGATGGCATAGACATTCCAGCATTCAAACTGACTGGCTGACTTGGTCTGTAAAATGTACATGCCAAACAGTATTCAACCTTCCGCGGCGTAAAGTACAAATCTTTACGAACATGTCACCGCAGGTTTTGCCTAGTCAACACACCAGGGCATATATTGCAACATTACATGAGCATACCTTAGCCATCTATCCAGAGCGttttactaataataaaaacatatgaGAGAACTTGGACTTTGCCGCAGGAGAGAAAATGCAATTAGTCTAGTCAATAAGGATTACGAATGCAACATCTGACGTATTTGCTTTAATAATAGGAAGCGAGTTAGTGTAATTGACTATATTAGCTGAGAGGTTGTCTTGCAGAGACACGTGACAAAGTTCAGACCAAGCTTGTTCATGCTAGTATTTCATTTCATACAGGCTAACTACATTGGTCCAAGTCTAACAAATTCTGTAGCTTCTGGCAGTAGTAACAAAAAACAATTCCACAGTGACAAAAGTAATTAGCCTGTTGAAATCTAGTCCAGAGTAGGAGGTCGGAACTTACGCATGAGGAAAGATGTACTTTATCCATGGAAGGGCTCCTTGTTTAAATAGCTCGCACCAGCCTTGACTGAAATATCCACGGCACGTACTGTTAGCCATATTTTTATCAGGCAAAGGTCCTAATATTTGAACATACACTTGAGCTCTTCACACAAATTATTAACACATTTCTCACAAAGAAAGGTATTCATCTCTTCATAAACAGTCATACTGGATGCAGATTACCAACAGCGAAAACTAGACACTACCCTGCATAATAATTTGGTCTCTACTGTAGAGACCGAATTACAGTAGAGATCTCAAAAATATGAACTCAATTTGCTCTCAGTTACAAATGTATAAGAAATGCAAGCTTACCCAGTGTCTCCTAAGCCATGCAAGAAAATAACCTGCAATAACAGTATGGCACGAGTAAAGCACGCTATGGAATGCTATCAAACATTTGTGAGACGATGCTTAAATGTGAAAGTAACCCTCTTTACTTATATCATTTTTATACAAACTTGCATCACGGGGAAAAAGGATTTAGTTGAATTTGATAGCAGAACATATTCGACCATATTTAACTAGTAGACTAACTATTAAACCAGTAGATGATAAACCTATAGACCCGGATAACACA of the Watersipora subatra chromosome 4, tzWatSuba1.1, whole genome shotgun sequence genome contains:
- the LOC137393523 gene encoding acyl-protein thioesterase 2-like; translation: MSRLPAATISPTSKHTATVIFLHGLGDTGQGWCELFKQGALPWIKYIFPHAPSQPVSLNAGMSMPSWFDIHGLSANSPQDEQGIKKSSAMLTDLIREETKSVPAERIVVGGFSQGGAVALFNSLTENVKLAGVLAFSTWLPLHTKITTMLKDANKRTPILQCHGDLDPVVPYPLGSTTAAFLKQLNPEHELHMLSGVMHSSSPEELEKSKKFLLKCLKD